The following coding sequences are from one Chelonoidis abingdonii isolate Lonesome George chromosome 4, CheloAbing_2.0, whole genome shotgun sequence window:
- the IL10 gene encoding interleukin-10, producing MKLLTALIFLALIASIKQASCQLSEESCTKLVNLLPLRLKDLRIAFDEIKDYFQAKDDELDILLLKEDLLEDFKGYLGCHSVSDMIRFYLDEVLPKAINSSQHTKRSMVNIGHMLMDLQQTLKRCHRFFTCEKRNQTIKQIKETYDKLQEKGIYKAMGEFDIFINYIEEYLMMKMGK from the exons ATGAAACTTCTCACAGCACTCATTTTCCTAGCCCTGATTGCCAGCATCAAACAAGCCAGCTGCCAGCTCTCTGAAGAAAGCTGTACAAAACTCGTCAATCTCCTGCCCCTTCGGCTCAAAGACCTGCGGATTGCATTTGATGAAATTAAAGATTATTTT CAAGCCAAAGATGATGAACTTGACATCTTATTGCTAAAGGAGGATTTACTGGAAGATTTTAAG GGTTATTTGGGCTGCCACTCAGTGTCAGACATGATCCGATTTTACCTGGATGAAGTCTTACCGAAGGCGATCAACAGCAGCCAACACACTAAGCGGAGCATGGTCAATATTGGCCACATGCTGATGGACCTGCAGCAGACACTGAAGCGCTGT CACAGATTCTTCACTTGCGAGAAGAGGAACCAAACCATAAAGCAGATCAAGGAAACCTACGATAAG ttACAAGAGAAAGGAATCTATAAGGCAATGGGAGAATTTGACATCTTCATTAACTACATTGAAGAATACTTGATGATGAAGATGGGAAAGTGA